Proteins encoded by one window of Lathyrus oleraceus cultivar Zhongwan6 chromosome 1, CAAS_Psat_ZW6_1.0, whole genome shotgun sequence:
- the LOC127097520 gene encoding aspartic proteinase nepenthesin-2, which produces MKKTKQYFQIRANTKMNILITYFCCIILSSIQQSHSASPSPSPSRSIISIPLYHKGIQHPDKEATSDIYPIDNAYAIFLWIGTPVQVLLVMVDIGSPISWSQCDPCNSCYPMQRPAFNTRASSTFRELGSYSDTCLIPMMREVFGNSTGWTCRYNVKYGSATSHEFHSFGLMVTDTLNLEHSNTQVKDFIIGCGDSYEGPFRAQFSGVLGLGRGPLSIQSQLKATAFSFCPVSQGSEKPSSLEFYDVPPEMDQNGSIMVALTENSGYPFHYFLQFVGIGVDGFMLDIQSRVWGYGLNYDGGVIIDIGTMLTYLPTDAYSVFRSEILRTDHNRAAASGYEGSKFCVLQVEP; this is translated from the exons ATGAAAAAAACCAAGCAATATTTCCAAATTAGAGCTAATACAAAAATGAATATTCTGATAACATACTTTTGTTGTATAATTTTATCATCAATTCAACAGTCTCATTCTGCATCTCCCTCACCTTCTCCTTCTAGATCAATAATCAGTATCCCATTATATCACAAAGGAATTCAACATCCTGACAAAGAAGCCACATCAGATATATACCCAATAGATAATGCATATGCAATATTCTTATGGATTGGTACTCCAGTACAAGTTTTACTTGTTATGGTAGACATAGGAAGCCCAATTTCATGGTCACAATGTGATCCATGTAATAGTTGTTACCCTATGCAACGTCCAGCCTTTAATACTAGAGCATCAAGTACTTTTAGAGAACTTGGTAGCTACTCAGATACATGTTTGATCCCAATGATGAGGGAAGTTTTTGGAAACAGCACTGGTTGGACATGTAGATACAATGTGAAATATGGTTCTGCTACTAGCCATGAATTTCATTCCTTTGGTCTAATGGTGACTGATACACTTAACCTTGAACATTCCAATACACAGGTTAAGGATTTCATCATAGGTTGTGGAGATTCATATGAGGGTCCATTTAGGGCTCAATTCTCAGGTGTTTTAGGTTTAGGACGCGGTCCTCTTTCGATTCAGAGTCAACTCAAAGCAACGGCGTTTTCTTTTTGTCCTGTAAGTCAAGGATCAGAGAAACCTTCGTCTCTTGAGTTTTATGATGTTCCACCAGAAATGGACCAAAATGGTTCCATTATGGTTGCATTGACAGAGAACAGTGGCTACCCTTTTCACTACTTTTTGCAATTTGTTGGTATAGGTGTTGATGGGTTTATGTTGGATATTCAATCTAGAGTTTGGGGGTATGGTTTGAACTATGATGGTGGGGTTATTATAGATATAGGAACAATGCTAACTTATTTACCAACTGATGCTTATAGTGTGTTCAGATCAGAGATACTTAGAACAGATCACAATCGTGCCGCGGCGTCGGGATATGAGGG GTCAAAATTTTGTGTCTTACAAGTTGAACCATAA